The Desulfurellaceae bacterium genome contains the following window.
TCGGCGAAGTCGGCCGACGGGACGGCGAAGGCGCCCGCCGCAGCCAGCCCCAGGCCCAGCGCCGCGCCCAGCCCCAGCAGGCGGTCGCGATAACGGGACAGGGCTCTCATCCGTCCTCCGCAGCCCGCCCACGGCAGCGCCGCGAGCGCGGCTAGTGGGCGCCGTTGGCCAGGAGCTGATCGACTGCGTTTTCGACTACCGTGCCCTTGAAGAAGTCCGGGTTCATGCCCGTCCACAGCGTAGCCGGGTTGGCGAACACGAAGTCGCGGAAGTTGTCTTCGCTCAGTACCCCGTTTTCGACCAGTTCATAGGCCTCTTCCGTCACCTCGGTCATGTCGGGCACATCCCAGTGGCCGATATCCGAGCTGTAGACCGAGCGTACCTGCTGACCGAACGGGTTGGCCGTGGTGTTGAAGCCGGTGGCGTTCATCGGATCGTCGGCCTCGCAGCCGAAGTAGAAGTGGGGAATGAACAGGTCTTTGATGTCTTCGGCCTTTTCGATGCCGGTGCGGTGGAAGTCGTTGGTGATGTCCGGCGCCGCCTTGGTGTTGATGGTCACCCCGCCGGCGTTGCTCAGGTGCTGCAAACGCCCTTCGGTGACCTTCTCACCATATTTTTGACACAGGTCGAGCAGCAGCTCGGGGTTCAGATTGGCCGGATTGTAGTTCTCGATCGCCTCGGGGTTACGCTTATGCCAGCGGGCGATCAGGTCGGCGTACAGCCGCGCCCCGGTGCTCACCCCGCCTTCCAGAAAGGCAAACTTGAGGGTCGGAAAGCGCTGGGTCACGCCGCCGAAGAACAGGGCTTTGCACACCGCCTCACCCGCCTCGGCAAAATGGCCGATGTGGTTGTACATATACGTAGAGGTCGAGGTGCGGCTGCCCCAGCCCATGGCCGCCGAGTGAAAGGTCGGGGCGACCTTCAGCTCGACGCACCTGGCCCACACCGGGTCGTAATCGTAGTCGCTGTCCAGGCAGAAGGTGTCCAGCCAGTAGCTGTAGCGGGCGGCGTCCGGGGACAGCTGCTCCGCCGCCGGGATCGGACGCAATACATGGCCGGCCAGCATGACCGCCTTCATGCCCAGGGTGCCGACGGCATAGTCCAGCTCGGCCAGCGCCTCGTCCGGGGTGTGCATGGGAATGAGCGCGACCGGGATGAGGCGGTCGGCATAGTCCTTGAAGATATCGGCGTGGTAGGTGTTGAAGGCCCGACAGGCGGCCTGACGGATCTCCTGATCGTCGAGATGCGGGGCCAGGAGCCCGAAGGTCGGATACAGGATGGACACGTCGATCCCCATATCGTCCAGGCGTTCGTGGAGCAGTTTGGGCAGCATCGCGGTCGCCCGGTCGAGCGTGTTTCTGGCCGGCAGCGCCCACCACGGCGGGACGGTCAGGCGCTGGGCGTGGCGCTGGGCGGGCGGCAGCTTGTGCCAGTTCAGCATTCCGCCCAGCGAGGCGGTCAGTCCTGCGGTCCGCTTGGTCTTATAGCGCTCGACAATCCCCGGCCCACCGACTTCGCGCAGGGTGTCCATGACCGCAGGCTCAAACTCAACCGTGTGCCCGTCGGAGTCGATGACGGGATGGTTCAGACGAGCCCGGACTTGTTTGGATTTGGAAATCTGTACGGCAGCCATGCGCGTCCCTCCTTGGCTGAAATGGTTGATTCAGGCGACTGTAAACATACGTTGCGTTCACTAACCGGTCGGCTATAGTCCTGTCAAGGAAAGGGGAACGCCTATGAAGATCGAGGTCGGCGAGTCACTGGGCTATTCCTATCTGCGACACGTCAAGAAATGTTGGAGAACCTGTCTTGATTCCGTCTGACGCGCTTATTCTGCTCGATACGAATATCCTCGTGCATTTGATCCGAGGCAAGGCGACCACAATCTCCAGGATCAGACCGATAAGCCCCTAGAAGGCTGTCGGCTTACGCCTCCGGCTAACCCGACTACAGTTCTCGGTCAGATTTTCCCTTTTGACCGACAAATCCTGGAAATCCATACATCCCGGCAATCCAGGTTCAGACAATTGGCCCGCGCCGGTTTGGCCGTCAGGCTCCTCTCGACTATCCGTCTTGCCCGCGTTAAGCTTGTCGGCGAGTGAGGAAGCGGGCCGATTTTCGAGGGAGACAGGAGGGAGTTCGTCATGCCAGTTATTCAAAACGATACTGCTCAGAAGTTCGATCTGCCGGGTCTGGTCCATCAGACCGTTGCCGGTCCCGAGCACGGCATGAAAAGCCTGGAGCTGTGGAAACAAACGATTGCGCCAGGGGCTGGGACGCCGGTCCATCGCCATGACTGTGAAGAAGCCATCCTCGTCCTGAGTGGTTCAGGCCGGCTTACCATCGCCGGCCAGGATATGGATTTTGGTCCGAACTCGACGCTCCACATTCCGCCCGATGCGATTCATCAAATTGTGAATACGGGCACCCAGGACATGCATATTGTCGCCGCTCTGGGCCAAGCCCCGGTCCGGGTATGTACCGAGGACAATCAGGCCATGCCCCTGCCGTGGCAGGCGAAATAGCCTCGGGTCGGGATATTTCTGGTAACACCGCCCAGGGTCAGACCCTTGATGCGCTCGAAGCGGGCGAGCCGTCCGCACTCCCAGGCTACGGGCTGGTCATGCAGTCTAGTGGGGCATATACGCGGCTGAGGGTCGGGGCTAGGTGGCTTGCTCCTCAGTCTCGACATTGAGCGCCTGAAGACGCTCGGCCCCTGCCGCTTGCAGTAAGCGGACATCAGCAGCGGCGAAGAGGACCTCCTCCCCCAGCGCTCTCTTAAGCGTAAGAGCGGAAGCCAGATGAATAGCATCAAATCCCCTGAGAGGATGGTGACGGATGAGGTCTCTGGCCAGCTGGAGCGTTGCCTCACCTGTCTCGACCCGGATATAGGCCGACCATTCGCTCTCGAACTGCTGGCAGGCGCGGTCGTAGTGCATGGCCGAAAGCTGCTTGTCCCGCAATTTCCGAGTCAATCCCGAGTAGATCTCGACATAGGCGATTTTTGCCGTAGCGACCGCCCCCCCTTGATCAATAAGGCTGGCAACAAGAACCGACCCTTTTTCTTCGACAAAACGTTTGATTAAGGCGCTGGTGTCGAAATACGTCATCGGCGCTCTTCTAAGACGAGCTGTGAGACAGGAGTGCCTTTCGTTTTCGCTCGGCGTAGCCGAGAGAGAGGCTGGCGGGTCGGCAAGGTCACGACGCCCTGAGCGGCCAACTGGGCAAGGCGGGCCTCTTGACTCTGGATTTGCGTGGCAGACAATCGGTTTACCACGGTCGGTCACGACAATCTCCTCTCCCTGTTTTGTCAAACGCAAATAATAGGTGAGCCGGTTCTTGAGTTCCTTGATTCCCACACTGCCCATGCCATCCTCCTTGAAGTAGCTACTATAGCCACGAAAAAACAAAAGGAAAGGCTGGATCGTTCCAGCCGCCCTCCGGGCTGTTCATTCCGCGCCGATTTGCTACCCTGGCCCGCAGCTGTCATTCCGCAAACGCGAACGATGATATCTTCTTGACGGAGTGGTCATCATCGTTCACGTTGACCGACAGCAAAACTGCGGCTCGGCGCCTTCATGCGCCCGGTCAGCATTCATACCGCGGCTTGGCGCTATCCCGGCGCCTTCCCGGACGCCAACTTTAATTTCGGCCACTATCAGCGCTTTGTGCGCACCCTGGAGCGCGGCCGCTTCGACGCCTTTTTCATGGCCGACCACCTGGCGGTCATGAACATGCCGATGGCGGCGCTCAAGCGCAGCGCCACGGTCACCTCCTTCGATCCGCTGACCCTGCTGCCGGCCCTGGCCGTGGTGACCGAACACCTGGGGCTGATCGCCACCGCCTCCACGACCTATAACGATCCCTACCACGTAGCCCGCAAATTCGCCTCGCTCGACCACATCAGCGGCGGCCGGGCCGGCTGGAATGTGGTCACCTCGGCCAACCCCCAGGAGGCGCGCAACTTTGGCCGTGAGCAGCATCTGGAGCACGGCGAGCGCTACCGGCGGGCGCGCGAGTTCTTCGATGTGGTGACCGGCCTGTGGGACAGCTGGGCCGACGACGCCTTTATCCGTGATGTGGAGACGGGCGTCTATTTTGACCCGGATAAGATGCACGTGCTCGACCACACCGGCCCCCACCTGTCGGTGCGCGGGCCGCTCAACGTGGCCCGGCCGGTCCAGGGCTGGCCCGTCATCGTCCAGGCCGGCGCCTCCGAGGCCGGCCGTCAGCTGGCCGCCGAGACGGCCGAGGTGGTGTTCAGCAGCCCCAACACTCTTGAGGACGGCCAGCGCTACTACGCCGACGTCAAGGGCCGGATGGAAGCCTGCGGCCGGTCGCCCGACCAGCTCAAGATCCTGCCCGGGGCGTTTGTGGTGGTCGGCGACAGCAGGGCCGAGGCGCAGGCCAAAAAGACCACGCTGGACAGCCTGGTCCATCCCGATAGCGGGATTGCCACCCTGTCCGTCCTGCTCGGCCACGACGTGTCGGGCTTTGAGCTCGACGGTCCGCTGCCCGACATCCCGGACAGCAACGCCAGCAAAAGCGGCCGCCAGAAACTGGTCAGCATGGCCCGGCGGGACAATATGACCGTCCGTCAGCTGGCCCAGTACGTGGGCGGCAGCTTCAGCACCCTGGAGTTGATCGGCACCCCGCGCACGA
Protein-coding sequences here:
- a CDS encoding LLM class flavin-dependent oxidoreductase produces the protein MRPVSIHTAAWRYPGAFPDANFNFGHYQRFVRTLERGRFDAFFMADHLAVMNMPMAALKRSATVTSFDPLTLLPALAVVTEHLGLIATASTTYNDPYHVARKFASLDHISGGRAGWNVVTSANPQEARNFGREQHLEHGERYRRAREFFDVVTGLWDSWADDAFIRDVETGVYFDPDKMHVLDHTGPHLSVRGPLNVARPVQGWPVIVQAGASEAGRQLAAETAEVVFSSPNTLEDGQRYYADVKGRMEACGRSPDQLKILPGAFVVVGDSRAEAQAKKTTLDSLVHPDSGIATLSVLLGHDVSGFELDGPLPDIPDSNASKSGRQKLVSMARRDNMTVRQLAQYVGGSFSTLELIGTPRTIADQMEEWLLDKGCDGFNIMFPYLPGGLDDFVDRVVPELQRRELFRREYEGPTLRDNLGLARPRNRFFCG
- a CDS encoding type II toxin-antitoxin system prevent-host-death family antitoxin; this encodes MGSVGIKELKNRLTYYLRLTKQGEEIVVTDRGKPIVCHANPESRGPPCPVGRSGRRDLADPPASLSATPSENERHSCLTARLRRAPMTYFDTSALIKRFVEEKGSVLVASLIDQGGAVATAKIAYVEIYSGLTRKLRDKQLSAMHYDRACQQFESEWSAYIRVETGEATLQLARDLIRHHPLRGFDAIHLASALTLKRALGEEVLFAAADVRLLQAAGAERLQALNVETEEQAT
- a CDS encoding cupin domain-containing protein, with protein sequence MPVIQNDTAQKFDLPGLVHQTVAGPEHGMKSLELWKQTIAPGAGTPVHRHDCEEAILVLSGSGRLTIAGQDMDFGPNSTLHIPPDAIHQIVNTGTQDMHIVAALGQAPVRVCTEDNQAMPLPWQAK
- a CDS encoding amidohydrolase family protein; its protein translation is MAAVQISKSKQVRARLNHPVIDSDGHTVEFEPAVMDTLREVGGPGIVERYKTKRTAGLTASLGGMLNWHKLPPAQRHAQRLTVPPWWALPARNTLDRATAMLPKLLHERLDDMGIDVSILYPTFGLLAPHLDDQEIRQAACRAFNTYHADIFKDYADRLIPVALIPMHTPDEALAELDYAVGTLGMKAVMLAGHVLRPIPAAEQLSPDAARYSYWLDTFCLDSDYDYDPVWARCVELKVAPTFHSAAMGWGSRTSTSTYMYNHIGHFAEAGEAVCKALFFGGVTQRFPTLKFAFLEGGVSTGARLYADLIARWHKRNPEAIENYNPANLNPELLLDLCQKYGEKVTEGRLQHLSNAGGVTINTKAAPDITNDFHRTGIEKAEDIKDLFIPHFYFGCEADDPMNATGFNTTANPFGQQVRSVYSSDIGHWDVPDMTEVTEEAYELVENGVLSEDNFRDFVFANPATLWTGMNPDFFKGTVVENAVDQLLANGAH